One window of Pocillopora verrucosa isolate sample1 chromosome 9, ASM3666991v2, whole genome shotgun sequence genomic DNA carries:
- the LOC131791451 gene encoding solute carrier family 25 member 35: MQQQLKEFGLGATAASGACLFTNPLEVAKTRMQLQGELKARGTYAVHYKNAFHAFYTIGRYDGLRSLQSGLVPALVYQAVMNGCRLGSYQVFTNLKLTADSEGEIVFWRCLVAGGISGATGAFLASPAYMVKTQLQSQATDTIAVGFQHRHTGFLQAISGIYQQFGIKGLWRGVSGALARVMVGSAVQLSTFSTTKERILQTNFFPARSWLIPASASMISSIAVVTFMTPFDVVSTRLYNQGTSASGKGLLYNGFADCFIKVFKQEGILGLYKGFGPHYFRIGPHTILSLLFWDQLRVLSASYGF, encoded by the exons ATGCAACAACAGTTAAAAGAATTTGGGTTAGGTGCTACAGCTGCCAGTGGCGCTTGCCTGTTCACAAATCCTCTCGAAGTTGCCAAAACACGGATGCAACTTCAAGGAGAACTGAAGGCGCGGGGAACGTACGCGGTCCATTACAAGAATGCTTTCCACGCGTTTTACACGATCGGTCGATACGACGGCCTCAGATCGTTGCAGAGCGGACTTGTTCCTGCTCTAGTTTACCAAGCTGTGATGAACGGCTGCCGGCTCGGTTCTTATCAGgtctttacaaacttaaaactgaCTGCCGACAGCGAAGGTGAAATTGTGTTTTGGCGTTGCCTAGTTGCCGGTGGCATTTCGGGAGCCACAGGAGCTTTTTTAGCGAGTCCGGCATACATG GTAAAGACACAACTGCAATCTCAAGCTACAGACACAATAGCAGTTGGATTTCAGCATAGACACACTGGCTTTCTCCAAGCAATATCTGGTATTTACCAGCAGTTTGGCATTAAAGGACTTTGGCGAGGGGTCAGTGGTGCTCTTGCCCGTGTAATGGTTGGATCTGCGGTTCAGTTATCAACTTTTTCAACCACCAAGGAAAGAATTTTgcaaacaaatttctttccaGCAAGGAGCTGGCTTATCCCAGCTTCTGCCAGCATGATAAGCAGTATTGCAGTGGTTACATTTATGACACCTTTTGATGTGGTAAGTACACGCCTTTACAACCAAGGCACCAGTGCAAGTGGTAAGGGACTGTTATATAATGGATTTGCAGACTGCTTCATCAAAGTATTCAAACAAGAAGGTATTTTAGGGTTATATAAGGGTTTTGGACCACATTATTTCAGAATTGGTCCACACACAATCTTGAGTTTACTCTTCTGGGATCAACTAAGAGTATTGTCTGCCTCATATGGTTTTTAA
- the LOC131791446 gene encoding large ribosomal subunit protein bL9-like: MLRISRQILQIQNASKTCVRTMAKKREYTKKTMRKMREEGWVFDDKGQPKKRLTDIKIPSRLNVILLDEHEKLGNAGQMISVKAGYARNVLVPEGIAIYATEENKKRFLSFDAVDDSPETPVCPRFLKFLQSTQLKIQRKEGSEFFEVNEHHIALEYESQFELFVPVHCVKLEEPITTFGDFEVNIAVRDNVLVPMKVTVEQWSPDLPDWVEAALKTESDEEEKVQAKGD; this comes from the coding sequence ATGTTGCGTATCTCTCGTCAAATTTTACAAATCCAGAACGCATCCAAGACATGTGTGAGGACTATGGCAAAGAAAAGAGAATACACGAAGAAAACTATGAGGAAAATGAGAGAGGAAGGGTGGGTTTTTGACGATAAAGGACAGCCTAAAAAGAGACTTACAGATATTAAAATCCCTTCTAGATTGAATGTTATTCTGTTGGATGAGCACGAGAAGCTTGGAAATGCAGGACAAATGATTTCTGTGAAAGCTGGATACGCCAGGAATGTTCTGGTACCTGAAGGAATCGCTATCTATGCAACGGAGGAAAACAAGAAACGATTTCTTAGCTTTGATGCTGTGGACGACAGCCCTGAAACGCCTGTGTGTCCGAGATTTTTAAAGTTTCTGCAAagtactcaattgaaaattcaaCGAAAGGAGGGGAGCGAATTTTTCGAGGTGAATGAGCATCATATAGCTTTGGAATACGAATCACAGTTTGAGCTGTTCGTGCCAGTACACTGTGTAAAACTAGAAGAGCCCATAACAACATTTGGAGACTTTGAGGTCAATATTGCAGTCAGGGATAATGTTCTGGTGCCTATGAAAGTTACCGTGGAACAATGGAGCCCTGATTTGCCAGACTGGGTTGAAGCAGCCTTGAAAACTGAGAGTGATGAAGAGGAGAAAGTGCAAGCTAAAGGCGACTGA